A genomic window from Jiangella alba includes:
- a CDS encoding nuclear transport factor 2 family protein, producing MTAIDERRWGDLEQYLHPDFTCRYVHTGETFGRDAWIRLNADYPGFDRLRVEELVGAGDAAACRSHVTGRVGTVIQHFECATFAHLSDGLIQRLTEVWTDVDQQAPPGTRPTGAD from the coding sequence ATGACCGCCATCGACGAACGGCGATGGGGCGACCTCGAACAGTACCTCCACCCAGACTTCACCTGCCGGTACGTGCACACCGGCGAGACCTTCGGACGCGACGCGTGGATCCGGCTCAACGCCGACTACCCCGGCTTCGACCGGCTGCGTGTCGAGGAGCTCGTCGGAGCCGGCGACGCGGCGGCGTGCCGTTCGCACGTCACCGGGCGCGTCGGCACCGTGATCCAGCACTTCGAGTGCGCGACGTTCGCGCACCTCAGCGACGGGCTGATCCAGCGGCTGACCGAGGTGTGGACCGACGTCGACCAGCAGGCGCCTCCCGGCACCCGCCCCACCGGCGCGGACTGA